A genomic segment from Streptomyces sp. NBC_00459 encodes:
- a CDS encoding aspartate-semialdehyde dehydrogenase translates to MRVGIVGATGQVGTVMRRILVEREFPVSELRLFASARSAGSVLDGVTVEDATTADYTGLDIVLFSAGGTTSKALAEKVASQGAVVIDNSSAWRRDPDVPLVVSEVNPHAIVDRPKGIIANPNCTTMAAMPVLRPLHTEAGLEALVVATYQAVSGSGVAGVAELHGQAQKVVADADKLTHDGSAVDFPEPQVYKRPIAFNVLPLAGNVVDDGSFETDEEQKLRNESRKILEIPGLKVSGTCVRVPVFSGHSLQVNARFTRPLSVERATELLAGAPGVVLSDIPTPLQAAGQDASFVGRIRVDETSENGLAFFVSNDNLRKGAALNAVQIAELVAVELSGK, encoded by the coding sequence GTGAGGGTCGGAATCGTCGGAGCCACCGGTCAGGTCGGCACGGTCATGCGCAGGATCCTCGTCGAGCGCGAGTTCCCGGTCAGCGAGCTGCGGCTGTTCGCGTCGGCGCGGTCGGCAGGGTCGGTCCTCGACGGTGTGACGGTGGAGGACGCGACGACGGCCGACTACACCGGCCTCGACATCGTGCTGTTCTCGGCGGGCGGCACGACCTCGAAGGCGCTGGCCGAGAAGGTCGCCTCGCAGGGTGCCGTCGTGATCGACAACTCCTCGGCGTGGCGCCGGGACCCGGACGTACCCCTGGTCGTCTCCGAGGTGAACCCGCACGCCATCGTCGACCGCCCCAAGGGCATCATCGCCAACCCGAACTGCACCACGATGGCCGCGATGCCGGTCCTGAGGCCGCTGCACACGGAGGCGGGCCTCGAAGCGCTGGTCGTCGCGACCTACCAGGCGGTGTCCGGTTCGGGTGTGGCGGGTGTGGCGGAGCTGCACGGGCAGGCGCAGAAGGTGGTCGCCGACGCCGACAAGCTGACGCACGACGGTTCGGCGGTCGACTTCCCCGAGCCGCAGGTGTACAAGCGGCCGATCGCGTTCAACGTGCTGCCGCTGGCGGGCAATGTGGTGGACGACGGTTCGTTCGAGACGGACGAGGAGCAGAAGCTGCGCAACGAGTCCCGGAAGATCCTGGAGATCCCGGGGCTGAAGGTGTCCGGTACGTGTGTCCGCGTGCCGGTGTTCTCGGGGCACTCGCTCCAGGTGAACGCACGGTTCACGCGGCCGCTGTCGGTGGAGCGGGCGACGGAGCTGTTGGCGGGGGCGCCCGGTGTCGTGCTGTCGGACATCCCGACCCCGCTTCAGGCGGCCGGGCAGGACGCGTCGTTCGTGGGCCGGATCCGCGTGGACGAGACGTCGGAGAACGGACTCGCGTTCTTCGTCTCCAACGACAACCTGCGGAAGGGCGCCGCACTGAACGCGGTGCAGATCGCGGAGCTGGTGGCGGTGGAGCTGAGCGGTAAGTAG
- a CDS encoding IS982 family transposase, with the protein MTNNLDALLTALYVKIDDEIGGTRWLGRPPRLTDSELVCLAVAQALLGFTSESRWLRFVDSRLGGMFPYVPRQPGWNKRLRAALPLVKKAIRLLAVDTDFWFDNHWIVDSTPVECGRSRPTVKRSDMAGWAGYGYCASHSRFFWGLRLFLVCTPTGMPILWALATPKLDEREVLTAMLDREPETVTNRPGLLVISDKGFASREFEADLALRGAELLRPSFKREKKRKGESLLKSVRQLIESVNDTLKGQLDLEQHGGRTFEGVAVRVAQRVLAMAAAIWHNHKTGQPVLRSLIAYDH; encoded by the coding sequence GTGACGAACAACCTGGACGCCCTGCTGACCGCACTGTACGTGAAGATCGACGACGAGATCGGGGGTACCCGGTGGCTGGGCCGGCCGCCGCGGCTGACGGATTCCGAGCTTGTCTGCCTCGCTGTCGCGCAGGCGTTGCTGGGCTTCACCTCGGAGTCGCGGTGGCTGCGGTTCGTGGACTCCCGCCTGGGCGGGATGTTCCCGTACGTGCCCAGGCAGCCGGGCTGGAACAAGCGGCTGCGGGCTGCGTTGCCGTTGGTCAAGAAGGCGATACGGCTGCTGGCCGTCGATACGGACTTCTGGTTCGACAACCACTGGATCGTCGACTCGACGCCGGTGGAGTGCGGTCGCTCGCGTCCGACGGTGAAGCGGTCGGACATGGCCGGCTGGGCCGGATACGGGTACTGCGCCAGTCACAGCCGGTTCTTCTGGGGCCTGCGCCTGTTCCTGGTGTGCACCCCGACCGGGATGCCGATCCTGTGGGCTCTGGCGACCCCGAAGTTGGATGAGCGCGAGGTACTGACCGCGATGCTCGACCGCGAACCCGAGACGGTCACGAACCGGCCGGGGCTGCTGGTGATCTCCGACAAGGGTTTCGCTTCCAGGGAGTTCGAGGCCGATCTGGCCCTGAGGGGCGCTGAGTTGCTGCGGCCGTCGTTCAAGCGCGAGAAGAAACGCAAGGGCGAGTCCCTGCTGAAGTCGGTGCGGCAGTTGATCGAGTCGGTCAACGACACCCTCAAGGGCCAGCTCGACCTGGAACAGCACGGCGGCCGGACCTTCGAAGGCGTCGCCGTCCGCGTCGCCCAGCGCGTCCTCGCGATGGCTGCTGCGATCTGGCACAACCACAAGACCGGCCAGCCGGTCCTACGATCCCTCATCGCCTACGACCACTGA
- a CDS encoding EamA family transporter: protein MPANRSAHLPVILLTALAPISWGTTYAVTTEFLPPDRPLFTGLLRALPAGLVLLALTRVLPRGAWWWKATVLGALNIGAFFPLLFLSAYRLPGGMAAVVGSVGPLFVAGLATVLLGERPTVRTLLTGVAAALGVSLVVLKAAGALDAVGVLAALASTASMSTGTVLTKRWGRPDGVGPLALTGWQLTAGGLLIMPLAVLVEGAPPALDGRAAAGYLYLALANTAVAYWLWFRGIGRLTATQVTFLGPLSPLTAAFVGWAALGQALTPLQLAGMGLAFGATVAGQLGARRAAPVKGSGSGAGKARVPALASRR from the coding sequence ATGCCCGCGAACCGCTCCGCCCACCTCCCCGTCATACTTCTCACCGCCCTCGCCCCCATCTCCTGGGGCACCACCTACGCGGTCACCACGGAGTTCCTCCCGCCCGACCGGCCCCTCTTCACCGGCCTGCTGCGCGCCCTGCCCGCCGGTCTCGTCCTCCTCGCGCTGACCCGGGTGCTGCCGCGCGGCGCCTGGTGGTGGAAGGCGACGGTGCTGGGCGCGCTCAACATCGGCGCCTTCTTTCCGCTGCTGTTCCTGTCCGCCTACCGGCTGCCGGGCGGGATGGCGGCCGTGGTCGGGTCGGTCGGGCCCCTGTTCGTCGCCGGGCTCGCGACGGTGCTCCTGGGCGAGCGTCCGACCGTACGCACCCTGCTCACCGGAGTCGCGGCGGCGCTCGGCGTGAGTCTGGTCGTACTGAAGGCGGCGGGGGCGCTGGACGCCGTGGGTGTGCTGGCCGCGCTCGCCTCCACCGCGTCGATGTCGACGGGCACCGTCCTGACGAAGCGCTGGGGCCGCCCGGACGGTGTGGGCCCGCTCGCCCTGACCGGCTGGCAGCTGACCGCCGGCGGCCTGCTCATCATGCCGCTCGCCGTGCTGGTCGAGGGTGCCCCGCCCGCGCTGGACGGCCGGGCCGCCGCCGGGTATCTCTACCTCGCGCTGGCGAACACGGCGGTGGCGTACTGGCTCTGGTTCCGCGGCATCGGCCGTCTCACCGCGACCCAGGTCACCTTCCTCGGCCCGCTGTCCCCGCTGACCGCCGCGTTCGTCGGCTGGGCGGCCCTCGGGCAGGCCCTGACGCCGCTCCAACTGGCGGGCATGGGGCTGGCGTTCGGGGCGACCGTGGCGGGGCAGCTGGGCGCGCGCAGGGCCGCTCCGGTGAAGGGGTCCGGTTCCGGGGCGGGGAAGGCCCGGGTTCCTGCCCTGGCCTCGCGCCGCTGA
- a CDS encoding peptidoglycan-binding domain-containing protein, translating into MRTRVHRSVLVHGTAVLAVGGALLVGAPTANAAVAETNCDHIDDAARPTVDPGNTGNAVRQVQCLINYYSGYPNWLEEDGGYGPRTLDGVHWVQTCNETTGGADGVVGPSTWSRLYAPKDACAISAL; encoded by the coding sequence ATGCGCACACGCGTCCACCGCTCGGTCCTCGTCCACGGCACCGCCGTACTGGCCGTGGGAGGAGCACTTCTCGTCGGCGCCCCGACGGCGAACGCCGCCGTAGCCGAGACCAACTGCGACCACATCGACGACGCCGCCCGGCCCACGGTCGACCCGGGCAACACGGGGAACGCGGTTCGTCAGGTGCAGTGCCTGATCAACTACTACAGCGGGTACCCCAACTGGCTTGAGGAAGACGGGGGTTACGGCCCGAGGACGCTGGACGGCGTCCACTGGGTGCAGACCTGCAACGAGACCACGGGCGGTGCGGACGGCGTCGTGGGCCCCAGCACCTGGTCCCGCCTGTACGCCCCGAAGGACGCCTGCGCCATCTCGGCCCTCTAG
- a CDS encoding peptidoglycan-binding domain-containing protein: protein MRPNILTRSFISAATVAAIAGGSLLGTGVGFATAAPATAPAASAESVGILATQNFGLSSARAKRVQGWLATYWGYTDSIDGQLGTNSWKAFQRCLKEYWGYTDSIDGDPGPNTVKALQRLLRNYGYTGAIDGDPGSGTRTAFAAFADSR, encoded by the coding sequence ATGCGACCGAACATTTTGACCAGGTCTTTCATCAGTGCCGCCACCGTCGCCGCGATTGCCGGCGGAAGCCTGCTCGGTACGGGTGTCGGATTCGCGACGGCCGCGCCGGCCACCGCGCCCGCTGCGAGTGCCGAGTCCGTCGGCATCCTCGCGACACAGAACTTCGGCCTCAGCAGCGCGCGGGCCAAGAGGGTCCAGGGCTGGCTGGCGACGTACTGGGGCTACACCGACTCGATCGACGGGCAGCTCGGCACGAACAGCTGGAAGGCCTTCCAGCGCTGCCTCAAGGAGTACTGGGGCTACACCGACTCGATCGACGGGGACCCCGGCCCCAACACGGTCAAGGCTCTGCAGCGCCTGCTGCGGAACTACGGCTACACGGGGGCCATCGACGGGGACCCCGGCTCGGGCACCCGTACCGCGTTCGCGGCGTTCGCCGACTCACGCTGA
- a CDS encoding peptidoglycan recognition protein family protein, giving the protein MTRLPELPGSRGTARSVPPLPRRAFLTALGVGAALSAVPRPASAAPADTAATAATATAAYTLLSRADWGADETLRFTGGTERWPSEYHPVQTLTVHHTADGSTDPDPAAVVRAIYRTDAAEYGDMGYNYLIDKAGLVYEGRWSGTDGTPAHDASGRMVTGAHVKGYNSGNIGIALLGTLTTTPASTAARTALVRLLADLAERHALAPLGKVVYVNPVSGVSRPAPVIGGHRHWAATDCPGTLYTAMPSIRDEVAALLA; this is encoded by the coding sequence ATGACGAGACTCCCGGAACTCCCCGGCTCCCGCGGCACGGCGCGGTCGGTTCCGCCGTTGCCCCGACGGGCGTTCCTGACCGCCCTCGGCGTCGGTGCCGCGTTGAGCGCGGTGCCCCGCCCCGCCTCGGCCGCACCTGCCGACACCGCTGCCACCGCTGCCACCGCCACCGCCGCGTACACGCTGCTGTCCCGTGCGGACTGGGGTGCCGACGAGACACTGCGCTTCACCGGCGGCACGGAGCGCTGGCCGTCCGAGTACCACCCGGTCCAGACGCTCACCGTCCACCACACCGCCGACGGCAGCACAGACCCGGATCCGGCTGCCGTGGTCCGCGCCATCTACCGCACCGACGCCGCCGAATACGGCGACATGGGCTACAACTACCTGATCGACAAGGCCGGTCTGGTGTACGAGGGCCGCTGGTCCGGCACCGACGGCACACCCGCGCACGACGCCTCCGGGCGGATGGTCACCGGGGCGCACGTCAAGGGCTACAACTCGGGCAACATCGGCATAGCCCTGCTGGGGACGCTGACCACCACTCCCGCGTCGACCGCCGCGCGCACCGCCCTGGTCCGGCTCCTGGCCGACCTCGCCGAACGGCACGCGCTCGCTCCCTTGGGCAAGGTGGTCTACGTCAATCCCGTCAGCGGGGTCAGCCGGCCCGCGCCGGTCATCGGCGGCCACCGCCACTGGGCGGCCACCGACTGCCCAGGCACCCTGTACACCGCCATGCCGTCGATCCGTGACGAGGTCGCCGCCCTGCTCGCCTGA
- a CDS encoding MarR family winged helix-turn-helix transcriptional regulator → MSAQPPQRRRDPVDAIIDQWAVVRPDLDTNAMEVFGRIYRLARAMGDRTEKAYARFGIARGEFDVLATLRRAGEPYTLSPRQLSSTLMLTTGGMTGRLDKLERAGLLRRSPDPHDRRGLQVTLTEEGLSRVDEAVGAGVAAQAEALAALDTERAGQLADLLRELLAATEGPGQS, encoded by the coding sequence ATGAGTGCACAGCCGCCGCAGCGACGCAGGGACCCCGTCGACGCGATCATCGACCAGTGGGCGGTGGTGCGCCCCGATCTGGACACCAACGCGATGGAGGTCTTCGGCCGTATCTACCGGCTCGCGCGCGCCATGGGCGACCGGACGGAGAAGGCGTACGCGCGGTTCGGGATCGCGCGCGGCGAGTTCGACGTGCTGGCGACCCTGCGCCGGGCCGGTGAGCCGTACACGCTCTCGCCGCGTCAGCTGTCGTCGACGCTGATGCTCACCACCGGTGGGATGACCGGCCGCCTGGACAAGCTGGAGCGGGCCGGGCTGCTGCGCCGCTCCCCCGACCCGCACGACCGGCGCGGCCTCCAGGTCACCCTCACCGAGGAGGGGCTGAGCCGCGTCGACGAGGCGGTCGGCGCCGGCGTCGCCGCACAGGCGGAGGCCCTGGCCGCCCTCGACACCGAGAGGGCGGGCCAACTGGCCGACCTGCTGCGGGAGCTGCTGGCGGCTACGGAGGGCCCGGGACAGTCGTAG
- a CDS encoding ribbon-helix-helix domain-containing protein: MKISVSLPQEDVSFVDEYAQRTEAASRSAVIHDAIELLRAARLEEEYAEAFAEWDGSEDAAFWDQFSADGLTDEAR, encoded by the coding sequence ATGAAGATCAGTGTGAGCCTGCCTCAGGAGGACGTTTCCTTCGTCGACGAGTACGCGCAGAGAACAGAGGCGGCGTCGCGATCCGCGGTGATACACGACGCCATCGAACTCCTGCGCGCCGCTCGGCTGGAGGAGGAGTACGCGGAGGCCTTCGCCGAATGGGACGGCAGTGAGGACGCGGCGTTCTGGGATCAGTTCTCGGCGGACGGGCTCACCGATGAAGCGCGGTGA
- the pepN gene encoding aminopeptidase N: MPGTNLTREEAQARAKLLTVDSYEIELDLSGAQEGGTYRSVTTVRFDSAETGAESFIDLVAPAVHEVTLNGDALDPDEVFKDSRIALPGLLAGRNVLRVVADAAYTNTGEGLHRFVDPVDQQAYLYTQFEVPDARRVFASFEQPDLKATFQFTVTAPSGWTVISNSPTPEPKDDVWRFEPTPRISTYITALIVGPYHSVHSVYEADGQTVPLGIYCRPSLAEFLDSDAIFAVTRQGFEWFQEKFDYAYPFKKYDQLFVPEFNAGAMENAGAVTIRDQYVFRSKVTDAAYETRAETILHELAHMWFGDLVTMEWWNDLWLNESFATYTSIACQAYAPGSRWPHSWTTFANSMKTWAYRQDQLPSTHPIMAEIRDLDDVLVNFDGITYAKGASVLKQLVAYVGMDAFFAGVQAYFKQHAYGNTRLSDLLGALEETSGRDLKAWSKSWLETAGINILRPEIETDADGVITSFAIRQEAPALPAGAKGEPTLRPHRIAVGLYDLDDESGKLLRDDETGRIELDVDGELTAVPQLVGRRRPAVILLNDDDLSYSKVRLDDASLAFVTEHLGDFEASLPRALCWASAWDMTRDAELATRDYLSLVLSGIGKESDIGVVQSLQRQVKLAIDLYGDPATREALLTRWTDATLAHLRTAEAGSDHQLAWARAFAATARTPEQLDLLGALLEGTQTVEGLAVDTELRWSFVQRLAAVGRFDEDEIAGEYERDKTAAGERHAATARAARPTPEAKAEAWASVIESDKLPNAVQEAVIGGFVQTDQRELLEPYTDKYFAVVKEAWDSRSHEIAQQIAIGLYPALQVSQETLAKTDAWLTAAEPNAALRRLVSESRSGVERALKAQAADAAAE, from the coding sequence GTGCCTGGCACAAACCTGACCCGCGAAGAGGCGCAAGCGCGGGCGAAGCTGCTCACCGTTGACTCGTACGAGATCGAGTTGGATCTCTCCGGCGCACAGGAGGGCGGCACCTACAGGTCCGTGACCACGGTGCGCTTCGACTCCGCCGAAACCGGCGCGGAGTCCTTCATCGACCTGGTGGCCCCGGCCGTACACGAGGTCACCCTCAACGGGGACGCTCTCGACCCCGACGAGGTCTTCAAGGATTCCCGGATCGCGCTGCCGGGGCTGCTCGCGGGGCGCAACGTGCTGCGTGTCGTCGCCGACGCCGCCTACACCAACACCGGTGAGGGCCTGCACCGGTTCGTCGACCCCGTCGACCAGCAGGCCTACCTCTACACCCAGTTCGAGGTGCCGGACGCCCGCCGCGTGTTCGCGTCGTTCGAGCAGCCGGACCTCAAGGCGACCTTCCAGTTCACGGTGACCGCGCCGTCCGGCTGGACCGTCATCTCCAACTCGCCGACGCCCGAACCCAAGGACGACGTCTGGCGCTTCGAGCCGACGCCCCGTATCTCCACGTACATCACCGCGCTGATCGTCGGGCCGTACCACTCGGTCCACAGTGTGTACGAGGCGGACGGGCAGACCGTTCCGCTCGGCATCTACTGCCGGCCCTCGCTCGCCGAGTTCCTCGACTCCGACGCCATCTTCGCGGTGACCCGGCAGGGCTTCGAGTGGTTCCAGGAGAAGTTCGACTACGCGTACCCGTTCAAGAAGTACGACCAGTTGTTCGTCCCCGAGTTCAACGCCGGTGCCATGGAGAACGCGGGCGCGGTCACCATCCGCGACCAGTACGTGTTCCGGTCCAAGGTGACCGACGCCGCGTACGAGACGCGCGCCGAGACGATCCTGCACGAGCTCGCGCACATGTGGTTCGGCGACCTCGTCACCATGGAGTGGTGGAACGACCTGTGGCTGAACGAGTCGTTCGCCACCTACACCTCCATCGCCTGCCAGGCGTACGCCCCCGGCTCGCGCTGGCCGCACTCCTGGACCACCTTCGCCAACTCCATGAAGACGTGGGCGTACCGCCAGGACCAGCTGCCGTCCACGCACCCGATCATGGCCGAGATCCGCGACCTCGACGACGTCCTCGTCAACTTCGACGGCATCACGTACGCCAAGGGCGCCTCCGTACTGAAGCAGCTCGTCGCGTACGTCGGCATGGACGCGTTCTTCGCGGGCGTGCAGGCCTACTTCAAGCAGCACGCGTACGGCAACACGCGGCTCAGCGACCTGCTGGGCGCCCTGGAGGAGACCTCCGGGCGTGACCTGAAGGCGTGGTCGAAGTCGTGGCTGGAGACGGCCGGTATCAACATCCTGCGTCCCGAGATCGAGACGGACGCGGACGGGGTCATCACCTCCTTCGCCATCCGGCAGGAGGCTCCCGCGCTGCCCGCCGGTGCCAAGGGTGAGCCCACGCTCCGGCCGCACCGCATCGCCGTCGGCCTGTACGACCTCGACGACGAGAGCGGCAAGCTGCTGCGTGACGACGAGACCGGGCGTATCGAGCTGGACGTCGACGGCGAGCTGACGGCCGTACCTCAGCTGGTCGGCAGGCGCCGTCCGGCCGTGATCCTGCTCAACGACGACGACCTGTCGTACTCGAAGGTCCGCCTCGACGACGCGTCCCTCGCCTTCGTCACCGAGCACCTGGGCGACTTCGAGGCCTCCCTCCCGCGCGCGCTGTGCTGGGCCTCCGCCTGGGACATGACCCGTGACGCCGAACTGGCGACCCGCGACTACCTCTCCCTCGTCCTGTCGGGCATCGGCAAGGAGTCGGACATCGGCGTCGTGCAGTCGCTCCAGCGGCAGGTGAAGCTGGCGATCGACCTGTACGGCGACCCGGCCACCCGCGAGGCCCTGCTGACCCGCTGGACGGACGCCACGCTGGCCCATCTCCGGACGGCCGAGGCGGGCTCCGACCATCAGCTGGCCTGGGCCCGCGCGTTCGCGGCCACCGCCCGTACGCCGGAGCAGCTGGACCTGCTGGGCGCCCTGCTGGAAGGCACGCAGACCGTCGAGGGGCTGGCCGTCGACACCGAGCTGCGCTGGTCGTTCGTCCAGCGGCTGGCGGCCGTCGGGCGCTTCGACGAGGACGAGATCGCGGGCGAGTACGAGCGGGACAAGACCGCTGCCGGTGAGCGGCACGCCGCGACCGCCCGGGCCGCCCGTCCGACCCCGGAGGCCAAGGCGGAGGCCTGGGCGTCGGTCATCGAGTCCGACAAGCTGCCGAACGCCGTCCAGGAGGCCGTGATCGGGGGCTTCGTCCAGACCGACCAGCGCGAGCTGCTGGAGCCCTACACCGACAAGTACTTCGCGGTGGTCAAGGAGGCCTGGGACTCGCGCTCGCACGAGATCGCCCAGCAGATCGCCATCGGCCTCTACCCGGCCCTCCAGGTGTCCCAGGAGACCCTGGCGAAGACGGACGCCTGGCTGACCGCCGCCGAGCCGAACGCCGCCCTGCGGCGACTCGTCTCGGAGTCCCGTTCCGGTGTCGAGCGTGCGCTGAAGGCGCAGGCTGCGGACGCGGCTGCCGAGTAG
- a CDS encoding type II toxin-antitoxin system PemK/MazF family toxin produces MKRGDIYLVDYEPARGSEANKARPAVVVSNDAANAAVARTKQGVVTLVPLTSNTSRVYPFQVLLPAAECGLPKDSKVQCEQVRALAPERLLRAIGSVPRQRMAEIDVALRRHLAL; encoded by the coding sequence ATGAAGCGCGGTGACATCTACCTGGTCGACTATGAGCCGGCACGCGGCAGCGAGGCCAACAAGGCGCGTCCGGCCGTTGTCGTCTCGAACGACGCGGCCAATGCCGCGGTGGCCCGGACGAAGCAGGGCGTGGTGACGCTCGTGCCGCTGACGTCGAACACCTCGCGGGTGTACCCCTTCCAGGTGCTGCTGCCCGCGGCGGAGTGTGGCCTGCCCAAGGACTCCAAGGTCCAGTGCGAGCAGGTACGGGCCCTCGCGCCGGAGAGGCTGTTGCGCGCGATCGGCTCCGTACCCCGGCAGCGGATGGCCGAGATCGACGTGGCGCTGCGGCGGCACCTGGCACTCTGA
- a CDS encoding DUF1203 domain-containing protein produces the protein MTTHTTTRAKARITYAVRPIGPLILKRLRSADDAGRELVPETDTEGGSPLRCCLRHSTPGERVALVSYAPLRRWAAETGADPGAYDEQGPVFIHAEAGACPGPAVGEGYPFAGTRRVLRRYDREGRIVGGRLVEVVDEEAFGEAFADPGVAVVHVRAVEYGCFLYEVGRG, from the coding sequence ATGACGACGCACACGACAACACGCGCGAAAGCACGCATCACGTACGCCGTACGCCCCATTGGTCCTCTGATCCTCAAGAGGCTGCGTTCTGCTGACGATGCGGGACGCGAGTTGGTTCCCGAGACCGACACCGAGGGCGGCTCGCCGCTCCGCTGCTGTCTGCGCCACAGCACCCCGGGGGAGCGCGTCGCCCTCGTCTCCTACGCCCCGCTGCGGCGGTGGGCGGCGGAGACGGGGGCCGACCCCGGGGCGTACGACGAGCAGGGGCCGGTCTTCATCCACGCGGAGGCCGGGGCATGCCCCGGGCCGGCGGTGGGGGAGGGGTATCCGTTCGCGGGGACCCGGCGGGTGCTGCGGCGGTACGACCGGGAGGGGCGGATCGTCGGGGGGCGGCTGGTGGAGGTGGTGGACGAGGAGGCCTTCGGGGAGGCGTTCGCTGATCCGGGGGTGGCTGTCGTGCATGTGCGGGCGGTGGAGTACGGGTGCTTTCTCTATGAGGTGGGGAGGGGCTGA
- a CDS encoding ArsR/SmtB family transcription factor — protein sequence MLRIHFTDADLARVQVANRPDPLWEISFSLRRFQSRKGLWAYADWHRSAREALHAKGLAPVVRNVLRPLYPGGTYFPDFLTPGEASEGLDAGLEAILDIPRQRVLRELNILDRVNGAPAWTRQLPDAGPRKEFVRTVRNYYDVAIRPHGDHIQAHIDADRSARARDLLDGGTDRLLASLGPYMRWRRPTLEVDYCEDRDLHLQGRGLRLVPSYFCWGGPVSLADSGLPPVLAYPLRLPASRTDETDAHKPRAPLPALLGATRAVMLRATAAGATTGELARAAGVSAASATRHTTVLRDAGLLVSHRHGPVVLHTLTPMGAALLRASGQNPRTAPV from the coding sequence ATGCTCCGAATCCACTTCACGGATGCCGATCTAGCGCGCGTTCAGGTGGCGAACAGACCGGATCCGCTCTGGGAGATCTCCTTCAGCCTGCGCCGTTTCCAGAGCCGCAAGGGCCTGTGGGCGTATGCCGATTGGCATCGGAGCGCACGCGAGGCGCTGCACGCAAAGGGCCTCGCGCCCGTCGTCCGCAACGTGTTGCGCCCCCTTTATCCGGGGGGCACCTATTTTCCGGATTTCCTCACGCCCGGTGAAGCGTCCGAAGGTCTGGACGCGGGGCTGGAGGCGATCCTCGACATTCCCCGACAGCGCGTACTACGAGAACTGAACATCCTGGACCGGGTGAACGGCGCTCCCGCCTGGACCCGGCAATTACCCGACGCGGGACCCCGCAAGGAATTCGTCCGAACGGTCCGGAACTATTACGACGTCGCCATCCGTCCGCACGGAGATCACATTCAGGCGCACATCGACGCCGACCGCTCCGCCCGGGCCCGGGACCTGCTGGACGGCGGTACGGACAGGCTTCTGGCCAGCCTCGGGCCGTACATGCGCTGGCGGCGTCCCACGCTCGAGGTCGACTACTGCGAGGACCGTGATCTGCACCTGCAGGGGCGCGGTCTGAGGCTCGTCCCCTCGTACTTCTGCTGGGGCGGCCCGGTGTCGCTGGCCGACTCCGGTCTCCCGCCCGTCCTCGCCTACCCGCTGCGCCTGCCGGCCTCCCGCACCGACGAGACCGATGCCCACAAGCCCCGGGCTCCGCTGCCCGCGCTCCTGGGCGCCACCCGCGCCGTCATGCTCCGGGCGACGGCGGCCGGCGCCACGACCGGCGAACTCGCCCGTGCCGCAGGTGTCTCCGCGGCGTCGGCGACCCGCCACACCACCGTGCTGCGCGACGCCGGCCTCCTCGTCAGCCACCGCCACGGCCCGGTCGTCCTGCACACCCTGACGCCCATGGGCGCCGCCCTGCTGCGCGCCTCCGGGCAGAATCCCCGAACGGCCCCGGTCTGA
- a CDS encoding sigma-70 family RNA polymerase sigma factor — protein MLRRKARRVQEDEHGDPLDPAQERRVRAVLALGGVPQADLLDGVQQVRLRLLERTANGHEAPRDVSAWAAVVASNLAMDWHRAKRRQERLGERLASLRQPVAHPSGEETSLLSLAVARGLDDLPDPQRQVLVLRFYADLPVRGIAEELGIPEGTVKSRLHTAVRALRTRLHEDEVV, from the coding sequence GTGCTGCGCAGAAAGGCCCGGCGCGTCCAGGAGGACGAACACGGCGACCCGCTGGACCCGGCGCAGGAGCGCAGGGTCAGGGCGGTGCTCGCGCTCGGCGGCGTGCCGCAGGCGGACCTGCTGGACGGGGTACAGCAGGTCCGCCTGCGGCTGCTGGAACGCACCGCGAACGGACACGAGGCACCGCGTGACGTGTCGGCGTGGGCGGCGGTCGTCGCCTCCAACCTCGCCATGGACTGGCACCGGGCCAAGCGCCGCCAGGAACGGCTGGGGGAACGGCTGGCCTCCCTGCGCCAGCCGGTGGCCCACCCTTCCGGCGAGGAGACGAGCCTGCTCTCCCTCGCCGTGGCCCGAGGGCTCGACGACCTGCCCGACCCCCAGCGCCAGGTGCTGGTCCTTCGCTTCTACGCCGACCTGCCGGTACGCGGGATCGCCGAGGAACTGGGCATCCCGGAGGGCACGGTCAAGAGCAGGTTGCACACGGCGGTACGGGCATTGCGCACCCGCCTGCACGAGGACGAGGTGGTGTGA